CCATTGACCGCTACAAAGAGGCCCTTCTCTTGAACAACCCTTTTGACCTGGTGATTCTGGACCTTACGGTACGCCATGGTATGGGCGGGCAGTTGGCCATGGAAGAGCTGCTGAAGGAAGATCCATCCGTCAGGGTCATCATTGCCTCGGGCTACGTAGATAAACCGGTGATAGAACACTACAAAGACTACGGCTTCCGGGGGGCACTGAAGAAACCTTTTAGTTTTGATGAATTTGAGGAAATGGTAAAGAAGGTTATAGGTACAGAAGCATAATATATTCCCATTACCGGGGAGAGCGTTTCAAGTGGTAATCTTCGATAACTGATCTATTTTAAATCGTTCAGTAGCAGGTGTTGTCAATTTTCCCTATACACAAAGTCAATTTGCAATTCATAACCGTATGTTTCTGCATGCTAGCCCCCCCATATACAGCATTGCAGAAGGCAATTATCTTACATATTAGTTTTCACCAACTGCATCTCGACTGTTATGAACTTTACAACCTGATTCGGAAGAAAAGAAAGACAACTGAAAAAGGTATGCAGGATAAATAAGGCAGTTGTTGCTTAACGGCAATCCCCCTTATTTTTTGCCCATTCGTATGACTTGCAATTTCCCATGCTGCATGCTTTCTGAAGGTCATTGCATCCACTGGTGGTATTTCCCATACGCAAATATGCTAACCCCCGGTTGTTGTATACATCGGCATCATCCGGTTTGAGCCGGATGGCCTCGCTCAAATATTCAATTATCTTTATTCTATCAGGGAATTTTCGGTTCTGCCAGCCTGCTAAGGTTTTATAAAACCAATCTATGGCGGTAAGGCCTTGTGATGTGTCCTTGAACTGGCTTTCCAGCTGTTTTGAGGTTTTATTCTCAGCCATGAACCGTTTATTTTCCTCTTCAAGCTTAGCATTCTTATCGAGTAATTCTTTTTCCTTTTTGCGTGCCTGATTGAGCTGCTCAAGAAGTGTCCTGTCTGCAAGGAACTTCTTCACCCGGTCTTCAAGGACAGAGGTATCTACATTTATTCTGACAACTACCTCAACGCCGAATGCATCATCTGTATGGTAGTTTTTCTGCGAAACTACCTCTGCTGCCAGTACCGCTGCGGTAAGAGCAAGGATTTCGTCCTTATCTATACGTGAATCTTTCACTATGGTGAAACTTTCCACGTAGACCCCTGCCATTTCCAAGGCTTCCTTTCTTGCTCGTGCTACTGCAGCAATACGTGCATTATCAGGGGATTGGCTTCCCCCAAAAGGTTGTTTGACTGTATGGGTGACGGTCTTCATCTCTCCCCGGACAGGGAAAGGGATAAGGCTAAGCATTATTGCAATAAGAATTGTGCAGCAAAGTGAGCTGTATGCTTTGACAT
This genomic window from Pseudomonadota bacterium contains:
- a CDS encoding tetratricopeptide repeat protein; translated protein: MRDMVLKHIPHVKAYSSLCCTILIAIMLSLIPFPVRGEMKTVTHTVKQPFGGSQSPDNARIAAVARARKEALEMAGVYVESFTIVKDSRIDKDEILALTAAVLAAEVVSQKNYHTDDAFGVEVVVRINVDTSVLEDRVKKFLADRTLLEQLNQARKKEKELLDKNAKLEEENKRFMAENKTSKQLESQFKDTSQGLTAIDWFYKTLAGWQNRKFPDRIKIIEYLSEAIRLKPDDADVYNNRGLAYLRMGNTTSGCNDLQKACSMGNCKSYEWAKNKGDCR
- a CDS encoding response regulator, yielding IDRYKEALLLNNPFDLVILDLTVRHGMGGQLAMEELLKEDPSVRVIIASGYVDKPVIEHYKDYGFRGALKKPFSFDEFEEMVKKVIGTEA